The Shewanella pealeana ATCC 700345 genome contains the following window.
TCTCTGCAAGAGCTTGACGAAGAGCTGCATCTACTGATCTTAGATATCGATTTCTTTAAACAGGTAAACGATGAGTATGGTCATGAGGCAGGGGATACGGTTCTACAAGAGTGCGCAAAAATTATCAGTCGCATTGCCGGTGATAAACAGACATTTAGGATCGGTGGTGAAGAATTTTGCGTAATGATTGAAAACAAAAAACAAGATGAAGCGATAGCACTTGCCCAGTTAATTAGAACAAAACTGGCTCAACATACTTTTAGACTCGCAGAGCAAGACAATATCAATATCACCGTCAGCATTGGGCTTAGCAATTATCAACCAGGTATGGCGTTACCAAGTCTATTACGCCAAGCAGATCAGCGGTTATATCGCGCTAAACACACAGGTCGAAACCAAGTGATTTACCACAACGCACCACTTGCGGCTTCGGCATAACAAAAATGGGACATGCTTGCAGCATAGGTAGATCCTGTTCGCCCTTGTCCAAAGTAGAAGCAGCGTTAAACTAACGCCTTTAGCCTAGCAAAGCTCGATAGCATGGGGATCACAACGTATTTTATGCTAAAATCCCTCATCAGCTTTATGAATGTGTAACAGATCTCATTTGTTTGACTGAAGGTAGTGAAATCCTACCGAAATAAACTAATGAGGATACGAGATATGAAAAAATTAAATGCCGAACAGCGCAAAGCCCGAGATAACGAACGTTTTGCACAACGAGTAGATGAACGCAGAACCAAGGGCGAAGATGTTGTCGCTTACGCACTTTCCAATGCAAAAGCCTATAAGTTTCTGACTAAACCAGAGAGACACGAGCTCAAGCAAAGACAAGCTGCCCTGCTCAATGAAGTTAAATTGACAGAGGAAGAAAAGCTTAAGCTTAGACATGAGCAAGAGTTGCAACAAATTGAAGCGACATTTGAAGCCGATAAAGACGCTTCAGCCTCAAGCAATTAAGACACTGTGAGTTTGAATCAATAAAAATGGGACTGCTTAGCTGCTGTCTCGGCATAATAAAAGGGAATAACTTCCCTTTTATTATTTGAGCTTGTAAATGCTAATTCAATCTCTAAATATAAGTGCAGCCTCTAAATATTAGTACCACTTGTAAATATTAGTGCAGCTTCATTCTTGGACGCACCACGCGCATCACCTTTTCAGCGCACCACAAAGCCACCGTTTTAAAAGTGCCGTGAATCGCTTGCTGATGCATACGGTAAAGCGAGATATACACTAAACGCGCGATCTTCCCCTCAACAAACATGCTGCTTTTTGTCAGGTTACCCATCAAACTACCCACAGTGCTGTAACGCGATAGGTTCACTAACGAACCATGATCGACATACATATAATCGTTCAGCGGCTCACCTTTTAGCTCGTTAAAGATGTTCTTCTCAACACACTGTGCCATCTGATGCGCTGACTGCGCCCGCGGCGGCACAAAGCTGCCATCGGCTTGCATGCAGGCACAACAGTCACCTATCACGTAAATATCATTACTTACGGTGCTGAGCAGGTTAGGTTTAACCATAATTTGATTAGCGCGGTTAAGCTCAAATAAACCGATATCCTTAATAAAGTCAGGCGCCTTAACCCCTGCAGCCCAAAGCATAATATTGGCTTCTATCAACTGGCCTTCAGAGGTAACAAAACCTGCTGCTGTCGCCTCGCTAATACGGGTGTTTTCCATCACATTGACGCCAAGCTTGCTCAGCTCAACTCTTGCAGACGTCGCAATGCGCTCTGGTAGCGCTGGAAGAATTCGCTCACCCGCTTCAATCAAATGAATATTAAGCTTATCGGCGGTCATCTTACTTAAGCCATAAACTTTAAGCATGTCGGTCACATGGTAGAGCTCTGCCGACAATTCAACACCCGTTGCGCCACCGCCAACAATGGCGATATTAAGCTCATTGATACTTTCTGATTGATGCACCCGAGTAAAACTATCTAAAAGCGCATTATGGAAACGATTGGCTTGCTGGTGCGAGTCGAGGAAGAAACAGTTTTCTTTGACACCAGGAGTATTAAAGTCATTACTGACGCTACCAATAGCAATCACTAACTTATCATATTGAATTTGGCGCTCAGGCAGCATTACTTTACCCGCTTCATCTACGATAGGAGCGACTGAAATCGACTGACTCGCTTCATCTAAACCACAGAAAGTACCAAGCTGAAATTGGTAACCGTGCTTAGCGGCATGAGCAGAGTACACAACCCCATCAAGTGCAGAGTCAAGAGAACCTGTAGCCACCTCATGCAGTAATGGTTTCCAAATGTGAGTCCGGTTTCTATCGACTAAGATGATTTGAGCTAAGTTTTTCTTACCTAACTTATGACCCAGCTGAGTCGCTAACTCCAAACCACCTGCGCCACCACCAACAATCACAATCTTTGGGTTTGCCGATCTCATTACTTCGTTCCTCTATCTAGGCCAACTGCTGAAGACCCAATTAGGCTTCAACATGGTAAAATACTAATTTAACGACCACTTACTTAATACTCGCTATGTTGACGCAAAACGAGACCTAAGTCACGCCAATAAAAACTAAAAAATTGACATAAATCAGTTGATTTAACCAGTAAAAACAAACATCGCAACAAGATCTACAACAAAGAGCCACAGCATCACCGCATTAAATATAAAATATATAAACAACCTGTTCTGTAACATCAAAACCTAATTGCTAACCAAGGTGACAAGAACAACAAACACTCTCTAAAACAGCCTGAATAATTGCAAGCTAGATCTAAATTCACTCAATATTTGCTAGCGCTAAAGCAAACAAAAGACTAATTTAGCCGCCCTTTTGAATCACTAAACGAAAATATGAACATAAAAACATTTGTGGCAAGCATCATAGTCGCTGCCAGCATGCTAGGTAGCAGTTCTGTCGCTATGGCGGATGAGCAGATCACTCTAGGTCGTACCATCTTATTGGGCGGCGGCGATCACGGCGCAAAAATCCCACTACTCGTTTGCCGTAAAACAGATGCTATCCGCGTTAAAGCTGAGCGTAATCTTCACCTAGAAAAAATTAAAGTGACCTTTAACAATGGTCAAACTAAGACTATTCACTTCTATCGTGATCTAAAGAAAAACAAATACACAGACTGGCGTAAATTCGCTTACCCTCGCTGTGTGAAGAAGCTTGAAGTCTTCGGTAACTCTGACGGTTCAAAGGCTGGTGTAAAAGTATTAGGCCGCAAGTAAACAGATAAAAAGTAGACGACTGTACTATTGACGGCTATTTTCACGATTGCTACTTTAGCGATCGGTATGAAGTGACTATTATTGATTCAATCTTTTATCTATTAAAATTTTTGAATTGTTATAGTCACTTTAAAAGGATTAGTGTTTTGACTTAATGGACTAGAAAAATGAAAAAGATTCTTCTTTGCACATTGGTGCTCAGCCTTAGCGCCTGCAAAAGCAACGACATTAAAAATATTGCGGATTCGGTTTCAGACATTGCCAGTATAGGTTCCTCCACTAGCGGTTCAGCGACCAGCTCTCCTAATCCTGGTTACAGCCACAGCCAACCGCAATACGCCAATAAATCAGAAAATATATACGCGCCACTGACTGGAAAAACCAGCCGAGATTACGGTGTAATTCGCTCAATTGAATCAGAAAAAAACCCTAAAGGCATGACTATGGTGCGCTTTCTTGCCTTTCATCAAGATAGCGGTGCAGCTCTGGAAGCCGACCAATACTTGTATACTATTGATGGAAATGGCTGGATGGCCGATAACAGCATTGCCGCCTATAACACCCGCACAAAAATGCTTAATAGCGGTCAATATTATCTAAAAGCTAAGGCTAAAGACGGTAAGTTTTACACCACAGGTATGCTAAATCTGGCTCCAGGTGTGACTAACATAGTGACGATTGACCTTGAATAATCCTGCCTCAGCCTTTTTATTTGCTAGTTTATAAAATAGCGAAAACAACAATGACCACTCAATGAGTGGTCATTTTGTTATTAGGCCCAAGTGATAGCTATCAGTACTAATTAGCTTGCTGTTGGCACTCTAGCAATAGCTGTTGAAAATGTGCACCTAAGTCTTGGCTAGCAAACTCTTCGCTAGCTGTTGCCATCTGTTGCAAGTGCTGTAACCCTTGCTCAACACCTTGATCGGCAATAATCTGCTTAGCATAAGCCGCCGCATCGGCCCCTTTTTGCAAAAGACTCGACATATTCTCCAAACTAAAATCTTGTTCCATCAAGGCTTCTAGCTCGCTAAGCAGCTCTGTAACCTTTGCCGACTCGACCAGTGCTCCCTCTACATTAACAAGCTCGCCAACTGGATCCATCTCTAGTTTGCTAGCGACACAAGCCGCCACACTACCGGCCTCAGCACCACTGGCAACGGCTTCGATACCTTGACTGCGGATCTGCTCAATGACCTGCTGTAACTGTTCATTTTTGGCTAACCAAGCTTGCTCTAACTGCTGCTTTTCATCACCGCCAAAATAACCACAACCGCTTAAGCCAAACGCCAAAACAGCCGGAACCATTACCGTCTTTAACTGCATTTATATACTCCAAAAATCAAAGGCTAATTAGCCACTGCCGCTAGTATACCTAGATAATGAAATAGCGACTTTTAAACATAATTAATCTTGCTTTCAGCACCGACTATAGCGGATTGAAATTAATCGTTTATCACTCTTTATACTTAATATATTGTTTCGGCGATTGACCTAAGGTTTTCTTAAAAAAAGTAATAAAGGCACTTACCGATTCATAGCCTAACTCTTCTGCAATACGTTGCACTGAATCCCCTGAGGCCAATTTTTGCAAGGCTAAAACAATATGTAATTGCCCGCGCCAGCGACCAAAGGTCATGCCTATTTCACTCTTAACTAATCTCGCTAGCGTACGCTCACTCATTGCAAACTCACACGCCCATTGCGCTACCGTACGTCTATCTTGGGGGGCTTCGATTAATGCGTTAGCAATAGATTTTAGCCTAGGCTCTGCTGGGATAGGAAAGTCATAATGCTGTGTTGGCATAATACGCAGTTGGTCGATAAGCACACCGACCAGATTATCTGTGGCACTACCTTGCTGATAAGCCTGTTCCTGCGCCGTTAAGTGCACGATTAGCTCTCTTATCAAAGGCGTCATTGACAAGGTGCAGCTCTGAACGGGCATGCCTTCAACATCAGGGTCAACAAATAGCATGCATACATTGGCATTTTTAGAGATCTGATTACTGTGAGGTACCTGGCTTGGGATCCACACCGCACAATTTGGCGGGACCATCCAGATAGCATCATCAATTTTACATTTCACAAAACCATTCAATGCCAATACCAATTGGCACTTTCTATGCTGATGAAACGGCGTCTCTGCATCTTCCTTATCACCAACGAGTCCCAATGCTACCACTCGCTGAGGGTAATGATCGGAATCAAATTCCGGTAATGATGGCGAGTTGAACTTCATAGGATGACCGTTTTTAGCAATATAGAGTCACTATAGCCCAATACTGCAATCAATTAGAAGCGTAAGCTAGCGAACTTTCATGACTTTAAAGGAGCCTATTGTGACGTTATCGCATCCTTCTCGTTTTGCCAGCAGTGCATTCTTGCTACTTGGCGTACTCTTAATCGCTATCAGCTTACGCAGCCCAATCACTGGCGTAGGACCGCTACTCGATGCCATTAGAGCCGAATTACACCTGTCTGCAACACAGGCCGGAATGCTAACAACATTACCATTATTAGCCTTTGCTTTTTTCTCACCTGTAGCCTCTAAAATCGGTGCAAAACGCGGCCTAGAACAGGGGCTAATGCTGTCGTTACTATTTATCCTTACTGGTCTAGTGGTACGTTCACTCGGTTCTACCAGCGCGCTATTTATCGGCACTGTGGTCATTGGTGCGGGAATCGCCTTCGCAAACGTACTACTGCCAAGCTTAATGAAACGTGACTTCCCGACTCGAATAACCACCATGACCTCCATGTATGTATTGATGATGGGGGCAGGATCAGCCATGAGTGCCAGTCTAGCCATTCCATTGACTGAGATGGCTAATCAATTGTCGATAACTGTGATCCCAAGTTGGGCATTTGCCTTAGGGGCTCTCGTGATATTCCCATTAATTGCGATTATAGTTTGGTTACCACAAATGCGTAATCACACCGCGCCAAGTCAAGATACCCAAGCATTCGATAGTCACAGTTATCTGTGGCGTAATGCTAGCGCCTGGCAGATCACGCTGTTTTTGGCGCTCAATTCCTTCTTGATGTATATCTTTATCAGCTGGTTGCCGACAATATTGGTAGACAGTGGCTTTAGCCATCATGAAGCAGGTGTGATCCACGGTGTGCTACAGCTATTTACAGCGGTACCCGCCTTAGTTTTAATTCCGTTTATGAATAAGTTTAACGATAAACGCCTGCTCAGCTTGAGCCTAACTTTGATGGCATTGATAGGCATTATAGGGCTAATCGTTAAACCTGAGTTTGCCATGATTTGGGGAATGCTATTTGGCTTTGGGGCTGGTGGTGGATTTATTGTGGCGCTAGCCTTAATAAGCCTTCGAACCACTAGTGCACAGCAAGCGGCCACATTATCGGGCATGGCACAATTCTTAGGTTACTTACTCGCTGCTACGGGCCCAATGATAATTGGCGAGTTACATGAGCTGACTGCTAACTGGCAGATACCGCTTATGCTCTGCGCTTTCTGCGCTGTGCTATGGAGTGTGTTCTCGGTTTTTGCGGCAAAGGATGAGCTCATCACCCCCTCAGAACATGATACCCCTGCCCCATTGGTCGAAAACCTCTCATAACATAAAGCTAGTCCGGGAGTCTTCGCTCCTAGAACTTGGCTGTTACGCCTTAAACTAATTGGTATTATTTACGCCTAAATCACCTGCGCTGGCGCTTTAGGCTTTATCAGCCGCACTAACAAATGATGTACGACCCAAATCATTAGCGAGGTAACCACTACTGCTACCACAATAGAACTAAAGCGATAACAGATAGAGAAGAAAGCATCTTGCTGCTCAGGCACAAAAGCGGTAGTCAGCGGTACAGTCAATGCAGACATCGCCGAGAAACCGATACCCGCTTTAATGCCGCCGATAGCCAGCCAGCGACAAAAAATAGCCGCAGCAATTGCGTAGCCGAGTACAAACAGCAACAGGTTATTAGCCAGACTGTATAGGGTTAGCTGCAGGAGCATCCCGGCTAAGCAACCAAGAAATGTACCTATAATACGAATTTTAGCCACCGCCATCGAGCCTATCAAGGTCATGGGAGCCAACACAATCAAAATTGAGGCTTGAGCCGATAAGGAGTCATTAAGAGTGGCTACCTGAAACAAGATAAATGCTGCCATTGCAATAATCCAACCCAGCGCCGCTTGCCTCACCATGCCCAGATGATCTTTCCGCTGATTATCAATATGACTACTCGCCTGATTGGTGTTGCCTAAGCTAGATAGCGGCAGCTTAATACTAGGCTCAGGGAACAAGTAAAAGGCCAGCGCAACAACCGGGGCAGTCAGCAGAGACGAAGCGATTAACCCCATCACAAAGTCTTCTAAATCGAAGCCTTGGTAGCTGGCATAGTTAAGTAGAATAGAGCCTATCAAGAGCCCAATGTAACCAAAGAGATAACTGCTCTTATGTGTCATCGCGATACACTTAAACATCAGCATAATTGCCACCGCAATCGCCATTAACAGTGGCGTTGACTGAAAGAAACCGACAATAAAACTGACCTGTATGCTGACCCAAGTGACGCCCACAATAAGCTGCACTATGATGCCACTATTCCACTTATCAATTTGGGTGAGCACAAACATGGGTAACAGCGCCGCAAACATACCGTTTGACCAGCCAAATACTAAGGAGGTGGCCAGCCCAAATACACAACCAAACCAGATCCGTTGGGTTTTTCTCAAAGTCTCGAATTGCAAAATGTAGCCTCTGGTCGTCAGCAAAGTTAATAACGAATGTTAATAACTAATGTTAATAAATGAAGTGAAGCCAACTCACGATCTTAATTTGAGTCTTGGCTAACAAGCTCCAAAAGGCATTATCATCTGGATAGATCACCACACTCGCACGAGAGCCAACAAATAGCGGATTAGGTAATGCACTTGGGCTGCTCAGGTTAATCCGCACTCGCTGGGCATCCCGCACCCAACGATTATTAGTCTCAACCTGAGTCAATTGGCCGTTAGGGCTTTGCTGAGCCGCCGCCACCCCAAAGTCACGGCTCTGCACATTTAAAGCAAATACCCGCCCCGGAAAGGCATCAAATGCAACCAGCCCACGTGAGTGACTGTTTATTCGAGCGACTGCTTTTTCACGAAAGTCTGCGGCAACCCAGAGTGAGTCTGTAGGAATAAAAGTCAGTAACGGCATATTGGCATTGGCAATGCTCCCTACCTCCAATTGCAAGTTGGTAACCACGCCATCACTCGGTGCAACCACTTGAGTATGGGAAAGATCTAGCTTCGCCTGTTTAAGTGCATTTAGAGCTGAACGGACACCACTACTCTGCCCAGGTTGACTACCAAGCTGCACGGTTAATGCCCGCAGCTCCTGCTGAGCAGCGCGTAGATTAGCTCCAGATGCATTATTATTTGCTAGAGCGTTATCTAACATAGACACCGAGACTAGCTTTTGCTTCGCCAGCTGACTGATCCGTCGATACTCACTTCTGGCATTATCAAAAGCGGCTTGATTAGTGGCGACTTTTGCCTCAGCCACCTCCACTTTGGCGTACATAGCCTCCTCCTGTTCATGGGCCTGCTCTAGCGCCAACAGGGCTTTCTCCAACGCAAGCTGATACTTACGCGCATCGATACGAAATAGCTTATCTCCCTTGGTTAACTTCTGATTATTGTACACCTGAACCTCAGTGACGCTTCCTGTGACTTCCGGGGCAATTTGGATCACGTAACCTTGCACTCGGCTCTCTGTAGTGAGTGGTGCATAGCGGTCGGCAATAACGATATAGCCAATCAAAATGATGAAGATAACAAGCAAGCTTTGCATCCAACGACGAAAAGCATGTTCTGCGGTTTGCATGAATGAGTCCAAGGTCTATCTGAGGGGCGACTATTATAGATATTGCTAATTAGATTAAATAGAATGACAAATAGCACACTTGAGACCTATAGGTAGGACAATGAATATTAGCTTAGATGATCTACATCTGTTTGTATTAACCGTGCAACATGGTGGAATTAGCGCTGCGGCAAAGCAACATTCGCTCCAACGCTCGAAAGTGAG
Protein-coding sequences here:
- a CDS encoding NAD(P)/FAD-dependent oxidoreductase encodes the protein MRSANPKIVIVGGGAGGLELATQLGHKLGKKNLAQIILVDRNRTHIWKPLLHEVATGSLDSALDGVVYSAHAAKHGYQFQLGTFCGLDEASQSISVAPIVDEAGKVMLPERQIQYDKLVIAIGSVSNDFNTPGVKENCFFLDSHQQANRFHNALLDSFTRVHQSESINELNIAIVGGGATGVELSAELYHVTDMLKVYGLSKMTADKLNIHLIEAGERILPALPERIATSARVELSKLGVNVMENTRISEATAAGFVTSEGQLIEANIMLWAAGVKAPDFIKDIGLFELNRANQIMVKPNLLSTVSNDIYVIGDCCACMQADGSFVPPRAQSAHQMAQCVEKNIFNELKGEPLNDYMYVDHGSLVNLSRYSTVGSLMGNLTKSSMFVEGKIARLVYISLYRMHQQAIHGTFKTVALWCAEKVMRVVRPRMKLH
- a CDS encoding DUF2541 family protein, whose amino-acid sequence is MNIKTFVASIIVAASMLGSSSVAMADEQITLGRTILLGGGDHGAKIPLLVCRKTDAIRVKAERNLHLEKIKVTFNNGQTKTIHFYRDLKKNKYTDWRKFAYPRCVKKLEVFGNSDGSKAGVKVLGRK
- a CDS encoding AraC family transcriptional regulator, giving the protein MKFNSPSLPEFDSDHYPQRVVALGLVGDKEDAETPFHQHRKCQLVLALNGFVKCKIDDAIWMVPPNCAVWIPSQVPHSNQISKNANVCMLFVDPDVEGMPVQSCTLSMTPLIRELIVHLTAQEQAYQQGSATDNLVGVLIDQLRIMPTQHYDFPIPAEPRLKSIANALIEAPQDRRTVAQWACEFAMSERTLARLVKSEIGMTFGRWRGQLHIVLALQKLASGDSVQRIAEELGYESVSAFITFFKKTLGQSPKQYIKYKE
- a CDS encoding MFS transporter; its protein translation is MTLSHPSRFASSAFLLLGVLLIAISLRSPITGVGPLLDAIRAELHLSATQAGMLTTLPLLAFAFFSPVASKIGAKRGLEQGLMLSLLFILTGLVVRSLGSTSALFIGTVVIGAGIAFANVLLPSLMKRDFPTRITTMTSMYVLMMGAGSAMSASLAIPLTEMANQLSITVIPSWAFALGALVIFPLIAIIVWLPQMRNHTAPSQDTQAFDSHSYLWRNASAWQITLFLALNSFLMYIFISWLPTILVDSGFSHHEAGVIHGVLQLFTAVPALVLIPFMNKFNDKRLLSLSLTLMALIGIIGLIVKPEFAMIWGMLFGFGAGGGFIVALALISLRTTSAQQAATLSGMAQFLGYLLAATGPMIIGELHELTANWQIPLMLCAFCAVLWSVFSVFAAKDELITPSEHDTPAPLVENLS
- a CDS encoding DUF2955 domain-containing protein: MQFETLRKTQRIWFGCVFGLATSLVFGWSNGMFAALLPMFVLTQIDKWNSGIIVQLIVGVTWVSIQVSFIVGFFQSTPLLMAIAVAIMLMFKCIAMTHKSSYLFGYIGLLIGSILLNYASYQGFDLEDFVMGLIASSLLTAPVVALAFYLFPEPSIKLPLSSLGNTNQASSHIDNQRKDHLGMVRQAALGWIIAMAAFILFQVATLNDSLSAQASILIVLAPMTLIGSMAVAKIRIIGTFLGCLAGMLLQLTLYSLANNLLLFVLGYAIAAAIFCRWLAIGGIKAGIGFSAMSALTVPLTTAFVPEQQDAFFSICYRFSSIVVAVVVTSLMIWVVHHLLVRLIKPKAPAQVI
- a CDS encoding HlyD family secretion protein, which translates into the protein MQTAEHAFRRWMQSLLVIFIILIGYIVIADRYAPLTTESRVQGYVIQIAPEVTGSVTEVQVYNNQKLTKGDKLFRIDARKYQLALEKALLALEQAHEQEEAMYAKVEVAEAKVATNQAAFDNARSEYRRISQLAKQKLVSVSMLDNALANNNASGANLRAAQQELRALTVQLGSQPGQSSGVRSALNALKQAKLDLSHTQVVAPSDGVVTNLQLEVGSIANANMPLLTFIPTDSLWVAADFREKAVARINSHSRGLVAFDAFPGRVFALNVQSRDFGVAAAQQSPNGQLTQVETNNRWVRDAQRVRINLSSPSALPNPLFVGSRASVVIYPDDNAFWSLLAKTQIKIVSWLHFIY